TGAGCCAGGATCAAACTCTTCGTTCAATCTATTTAACTCAGTAAAATTTACTGATTATTTATTACACCAATTTATTGTTGTGTTTGCATTTATTGTCTTTCTCTATTCTGTTGCTAATGTCCTTATTTATTCATCTGTGCCGCTCTCTCGCGGACAAAGATTATAATATCATAAATAATATTTTTCGTCAACACTTTTTTTAAAAAATTTTATTCTTTATTTAGATAATAAACAACAAAGTATTAATTTTACTTTATTTTTAATAGTTTTTCCCTTGAAAGAATTTTATATTTTCCCTTTTCAACTCTCTCTATAACTCCCTCTTCTATAATATTTTTTATTACTCTTGAAAGTGATGGACGACTCACATTAAAGTATTCCGATAACTCTTTTATTGAATTATTGAAAATTATTATTCCATCTTTTTCATTTTTTAACATATATTCTACTAATTTTTGATTTATAGTCTTATTACTCAAACTTTCCCATAGATTTTTTGATAAAAACTGTGCCTTATTACTTATCTCATCTAAAAATATTTTTAAAATCTTACTGTTACTTTTTAGCAATTCAACTACTTCATTTTTTTCAATAAAAAGCACTTTTACTTTAGATTTAGCTACTAAATCTATAGGAAATTTATTTACATTTCCAAAAATAAATGCTGAGGCAACTATTCTTCCTTTTCCTAGTTCCTCTATTTTTTTAACATTTCCATCATCCTTCAACATCTCTGCTACCAGTATTCCTTCTAAATTGATATAAACACCATCTATATCATCACCTCTAAAAGCCACATACTCATCCTTTTGAAAATTTAAAATTTTATATCTACACTTCTCAATTATATTTTCAAATTCACTATCCTCTAATCTAAAAAATAGATCTGTATTTTTAATCAAATTTTTTTCTTTCAATTTCATATTCTCCTTATAAAATATTTATGATATAATATCTTTTAAATTATTATATCATTAGTTTTAGGAGTTTAAAATGAAAAAATTTATTATTCTTTGCCCAGCTTGTAAGAAAAAAATGAAGATTTCTGATAAATCTGCAAAATATAAATGCCCTCACTGTGGAGAAATATATAAGTATAACTTTCCTAAAAGAGTTTTTTATAATATAAAAGATATTTTCGATGGTATTGGTCAAACTTTTTCAGATATAAAATTCAATATGAAGAAAAAATATTCTGATGCTAAGGCTACATATCAATATATGAGTCAAATGAGAAAACATATGAAAAATGACCCAAATTGGTCTCAATATAGAAAAGAACAGCAAGAGATGAAGGATGTTTCGCCTAAAAAATCTTTCAAAGACTTTTTCAGAAAGAAAAAATAGAGCATTTAGATATAGAAGTTAGATTAACTTAGCAAAAGATAATAAAACTCTAAATAAACAGAATTTTATTTTTACTCTTTAAGCTTTAGTTAATCAACTTCTTCTAAACTAAAATAATTTTTAATAAAAGAAAATTTAATAATTCTGCTCTTAATAATCTTTCTCATCAAAAGATAATTCAATCTTATTTATCTTTGATTTTAACTGTCTAAATTTTACTCCTGCTGAATTTAACATTTTTTTAGAGGCAGTATTTGACTCTGTTCCATCATATTTATCTGATAAATATACCAACTCTTTTATTCCACTTTGAATTATAGCTTTACTACACTCATGACAAGGAAAAAGAGCAACATATATTGTACAATTTTTTAAAGTTTTAGTACTATTCAATATAGCATTTAATTCAGCATGACAAACAAATGGATACTTAGTTTCTAAAAACTCTCCCTCTCTTTCCCAAGGATATTCATCATCACTACACCCTATAGGTAATCCATTATATCCTACCCCAACAATCTTTTTTTCTTCATTAACAATACAAGCTCCCACTTGTGTATTCGGATCCTTACTTCTTTTTCCAGAAAGAAGAGCTATCCCCATAAAATACTCATCCCACTCTATATAATTTTCCCTCTTCATTTTACCCTCCATAATTTAAGTCGACTTTTTAATTATATAATACCAATATTTTTAAACTTTTTCAAAAATTTCTTTATCTAATTAAATAAAAATTTGTTAAAATATAACTACTATAAACTTACTGGAGGTTATTAAGTATGAAAAAAGCGTTTTTACTCTTTTTAATTATCTACATATCATCATTTTCAATAAAGGATTTCAATGGAATTAACTGGGGGGATACTGGTAATGATCTAAGTATCATATTCCCAAAAATAGAAAAAGAACCTACTCTTGATGAAAATACTACAATTCTATCTGTTGAAGATCCAAAGGAAAATATTGAAAAGTATCAATTTTACTTAGTAAATGATTCCCTGACTAAAATTAGAGTTGTCTTTGACAATGAAAAAATTGGAACTAGACAATTACAAAATCTTTATCAACGGCTTTTGAAAGATATTGGCTCACCTGTTCTTAAATTTCCTATCTCTAAAGATGTAGGTAATTTCCATTTAAAGGGAAATACAATTAAATTTATTCCTGATTCTGAAACAATCATATATTTTACTGGTCTTGATTCTATAGACGAGTTGGGAAAGATGTTTGATTCAAATCTATATCTAGATTATATTCCTGCTCAAAGTAATTATGATTTCTAAAAACAAAGGAAATTCAATTTTTTTGTAGTAAATATAATATATACTATAATATTAAAGGAGGAAGATTTTTATGAAATTTGGAGCTATTGATGCAGGTGGAAAAAAATTTATTTGTGGAATAACTGATGAAAAAGGAAATACTCTTGAAAAAATAAGTATTCTAACAGAGACTCCAGAAAAAACAATACCTCTTGTTATTGAGTTTTTCAAAGATAAGGATATTGCTGCTCTTGGAATTGGATGTTTTGGTCCTCTTGATTTGAATCCTCAATCTGAGACTTATGGTTATATTACATCCTCTCCCAAAACAGCTTGGAAAAATTTTGATTTATTCGGTACTTTAAGAACAGCTTTAAATATATCTATTTTCTTAGATACAAATATCAATGCTGCTATCTTAGGAGAAGCTACTTGGGGAGCTGGGAAAGGATTAAAAAATTCTATATATATGACTATTGGAAGTGGTATAGGTGGCGGAGCTATCGTTGAGGGAAAGCTTGTTCACGGAATGTTGCACCCAGAGATGGGACACATTTTTGTAAGTAGACACCCTCGTGATAAGTTTGCTGGAAACTGTCCTTTCCATGGGGGAAACTGCTTAGAAGGAATGGCATCTGGTCCAGCTATTGAAAAAAGATGGAATAAAAAATTAGAATCTTTAGGTGAAAATCACCCTGCTTGGGATTTAGAGGCCTTCTATATAGCGCATGCCCTTGTTAACTATATATTAATACTATCTCCTGAGAAAATAATTCTTGGTGGAGATGTTATAAAACATAAACAACTCCTTCCAAAAATTAGAAAAGAGGTAGCTAAGCTATTGAACGGCTATGTCCAAAGTGATCTGATTGCTAATAAAATAGATGAATATATAGTTACACCAGACTTAGGAGAAAACTCTGGTTTCTTTGGAGCTGTTGCCCTTTGTATAAAAAATTTTAAATTTACTCTTTAAATATATCATAAATATATATTTTTTCAATCGTTTTATACAACTTTTTAAACATTCTTATTTTTAATTTTTCTGTTAGTTTTTTAGATTTTTTGATATAATATAGATATAAAATTTTGAAAGTGAGGAGTCTTTATGCAATATAAAAGTAAGGATATAGCTAGGGTATCTATAGAGATGGCTATGAGTAATAGAGAAGAGGAACAAGAGCTAAAAGATAAATATATGAAAAGAGAGATTAAAACTGCTGCTGTTGATATTGGAGGAAATGTTGTTGACTCTATCCCAAAAATCTTAGAAAGAACATTAGTCGCTGCTAAAAGAAATGGACTTATAACTGAATCACATGTATATGAAGGAGCATTAACTGGGGCTACTAGAGAGGCTATTGATCAAATTTTAGATAAATCTGTAGGCTTCAATGTTGGTGGAAAAATTGGTATAGCTAGATACCAAGAACACCTGTCTGTATGTATATTTTTAACTATTGGAATGTTCAGATTAGATGAGGTTGTTATAGGGCTTGGGCATAGAGCTGTTCCTAATGAATAAAATTAAGGGTTGACATTTAAAAAAAATTTATATATAATCAATGAATATAAAATGTAGAATAGTAGAATAGTTGTAGGAATAAGAAAATTTTGTAGAATTGTAGGATAGTAGTAAAATAAAATAGTAAAATTATAGTGTAGATAGATTTACCTATATCTTTTTAATATATTTTGTTAATTACCTTTTTACAATTCTTGTAAAAAGGTTTTTTTATTTCCTCAAGAGGAGGATTTATGAAAAAAACAGTAGTACAGAAGTCAAAAAAAATAATTGGAATGATGATATTTTTTATTTTTAGTATCATATCCTATGCCAATGAAAAAACTTTTAATATTGGTATATCTCAATTTGCAGAACATCCAGCACTAGATGCTGTAAGAAAAGGTTTTGAAGATGAATTAAAGAATCTTGGTGTAGATGCTAATATAGATTATAAAAACTCTCAAGGAGATACTGGAACAGCTGGTATGATAGCTCAAAAATTTGTTGCTGATAAGAAAGACCTTATATTTGCTATAGCCACTCCTTCTGCACAATCAGCTAAGCAAGCAACTGATACAATACCTATTTTATTCAGTGCTGTTACTGATCCTGTAAGTGCACAACTTGTTGATTCACTTGAAAAAGTTGGAGGTAACATCAGTGGAACTTCTGATGCTGCTCCTGTTGAAAAGCAACTAAGCCTTTTTAAAGAGATCAATCCTAAAGTAAAGAAAATAGCTGTTATCTATAATACTAGTGAGGCTAACTCTGAAATTCAAATTGCTAAGGCTAAAGAGATTGGAGAAAAATTAAATCTTGAAATTATTCCAGTGGGAGTAAATAATATCAATGATATTCCTCAAGCTGTAAACTCAGTTGTTAGAAAAGTAGATGGATTTTACACTATTACAGATAATATAGTTGCTTCAGCTATCAATTTAATTTCAAAGGCTAGTATCAAGAATAAAAAATTAACTATTGGTGCTGAGGAGGCTCATGTACAAGGTGGAATTCTTATGACAGATGGGCTTAGTTACTATGAGCTTGGAAGACAAACTGGAGCCATGGCTAAAAAAATTCTAGTTGATAAGGTTTCAGTAGAAAATCTACCAGTAGAAACATCTAAAAATACAACAAAAGTTGTGAATAGAAAAACTTTAAAAAATTTAAATCTTTCAGAGAGTTTACCTGTATTTTCAGGGGCTACATTTGTAGATTAGAGAGGAGATAAAATGGGAGCTTTATTATCTATATCTTTGGAGCAAGGATTAATATTTGCAGTTCTTGCAATAGGAGTTTTTATCACATATAAAATACTTGATTTTCCAGATCTATCTGTAGAAGGAACTTTTCCTTTTGGAGCATTTATTTTTTCAAAATTTATGTTAATAGGTTTAGATCCAATTACCAGTACAATATTGTCATTTGTTTTTGGTTCATTAGCTGGGGTTATTACATATGCACTTCATATTAAAATGAGAATTGCACCAATATTAGCTGGGATACTTACGATGACTATTCTTTACTCTGTTAATTTAAGAGTAAATGGAAAAGCCAATATTCCTCTATACAATTACTCTTCTATCTTTGATTATGGAAATACAATAGTTATCCTTGTAATTATTGTACTATTAATCAAACTTCTGATGGATATATTTTTAAAAACAGAGAGAGGATATCTTTTAATAGCTACTGGAGATAATGAAACACTTGTAAAATCTCTAGGTGTAAACTGTAATACATATAAGTTGTTAGGACTTATGCTATCTAATGGAATTGTTGCTGTTAGTGGTGCTCTTATGGGACAACTTCAAGGATTTGCTGATATTAATATGGGGGCTTCTATCATAGTATCAGCTCTTGCCTCTATTATAATTGGAGATACCTTCTTAAAAAATTCTAAAAAAATAAATGGAACTAGTAGAGCTATCTTAGGGGCTATTATCTACAAAATTATAGGTGGACTTGCTTTAGAAGTAGGGCTTGCTCCTACTGATCTCAAAGCTATTAGTGCTATTATTGTTATTCTTTTTATTGGTTATAATAATATGTCTATTTTAGGTTTTATCAAAAAAGGAGGAAAAAAAGATGCTACAAATAAAAAATTTATCAAAGAGTTTTAATGTTGGAACTGAAAATGAAACAACTATATTCAATAATTTTAACTTTACAGTTAAAGATAGTGAGTTTGTAGCTATCTTAGGAGCTAACGGGTGTGGAAAATCTACTCTTTTTAATCTAATAAGTGGTTCTTTAGAAAATGATGGTGGTTCTATTTTATTAGATGGTATAGAGATTGGAAAACTTAGAGAGGAAAAAAGAGCTTTCGGCATAAGTAAAATTCATCAAGATCCATCTAAAGGTGTTTCTCCATCTCTTACAATACTAGAAAATATATCTTTAGCTAGTAAAAAATGTGAAAAATTTTCACTTAAAAGACTAATACAAAAAAATAAAATTGAAAATTATATTAATTTACTCAAAGAGGTTGAATTAGGTTTAGAAAATAAGCTAGATACACAAGTAAAATTCTTATCAGGTGGACAAAGACAAGCTCTATCACTTATTATGGCAACTATGAAAAAGCCTAAACTTCTACTCCTAGATGAGCATACCTCTGCCTTAGATCCTAAAACATCTAAAGTTATTATGGAAAAAACTAAACAACTTATAGATAAACAAAAAATAACTGCTCTTATGATTTCACATAATCTTAGAGATGCTATAAAGTATGCTGACAGAATAGTTATGCTTGATAAGGGAAAGGTTATCCTTGATATTCCTAGTAAAAATGTAACTGAAGAGGAATTACATAAAATATATACTCATAAAATTAATAACTCTCCTATATCTATTGCAATCTAATAATTATTATTTTAAATTTGACAAATCCATATTATGAGTGTATGATTAAAAAATAGTAATTGTTAATTTAAGGAGGAAAAATAGATGTCAAATTGTAGTACTTGTCCTTCAAACGGTGCTTGTACAAAGGACAAAGAGAGTTGTGGGATTGTTAACAATCCATTAAATAATATAAAAAATGTAATTGGAATCATGAGTGGTAAAGGTGGAGTTGGAAAATCAACTGTTACTACACTACTTGCAAAAGATTTAGCAAAAAGAGGTTATAAAGTTGGTATAATGGATGCTGATATAACTGGACCTAGTATCCCTAGACTTATGGGAGTTAGTGGACAGATGGCTATAGGAGATGGTACTAACATCATTCCAGTAACATCTAAAGAGGGAATTAAAATTATCTCTCTTAACTTATTACTTCAAGATGAGAGTCAACCTGTAGTGTGGAGAGGTTCTATCATAAGTAGTGCTGTAAAACAATTCTGGGAAGAGGTATTATGGGGAGATCTTGACTATCTTCTTATAGATATGCCTCCTGGTACTGGAGATGTAGCCCTTACAGTTATGCAATCTACTCCTATCAATGGAATTGTAATGGTATCTGTACCACAAGATATGGTATCTATGATTGTAGCTAAAGCTGTTAATATGGCTAAAAAAATGAATGTTCCTGTAATAGGAGTAGTTGAAAATATGAGCTATATAGTTTGCCCTGGTTGTGAAACAAAAATAAGCTTCCATGAGGAATCTGGAGCTCATGATTTCTTAAAAGATATGGGGTTACCTCTTCTTGGAGAGTTACCTATGACTAAGGGATTTGCAAAGATGACTAGAGGAGAGGAATGTGTAGACTCATCTGCTTTATTCACTCCTATAGCTGATAAGATATTAGAAGGAATTAAAAAATTATAATTTAATAAAAAGAGAAAGCTACTAAAATGATTTAAGTCATTTTAAGCTTTCTCTTTTTTTCATACTATCTTAAAGTATATTTATATGGATTAAATGCTACTTGAACCAGTTTAAAATTTTGTATTCCAAATGGTATTCCTACGATTGTGCAACATTGAGCTATCCCTATTAATAGGTGAGATAGTGCTAACCATATTCCCGCAAATATTATCCATAAAAATGCACTAATTGGTCTTGCTGGCTCTCCATAATTACTTTGTAACTCAACTCTTTTTCCAAATGGTGTAAGACATGATCCTGCCATCTCAAAACACCCTCTAGCAAAAGGTATTGTTACTATAAAGATAATACATAAAACTCCTGCTATCACCCATTCTAATGCTAAAACTAAACCACCGAAAAAAAGCCATATTATATTTAATAATGTGCTCATTTTACCCCTCCTTTTTATTTGTTGATGAATCCTCTTATATATATGTAAAAAAAGACGTACATAAGTACGTCTTACATATCAAAATGGCGGGAGTGACGAGGGTCGAACTCGCGACCTCATGCGTGACAGGCATGCGCTCTAACCAACTGAGCTACACCCCCATATAATGGTGGTCTCAACAGGACTTGAACCTGTGACCCCCTGCTTGTAAGGCAGGTGCTCTCCCAACTGAGCTATGAGACCTTTTTAAGTGGTGCCCAGAGGCGGAATCGAACCACCGACACGGGGATTTTCAGTCCCCTGCTCTACCGACTGAGCTATCTGGGCATATCTGGCGGAAGATCAGAGATTCGAACTCTGAAGCCTTGCGGCGCCGGTTTTCAAGACCGGTTCCTTACCAATTAGGATAACCTTCCAACCTTAGAAACACTTATTATAATAATGGTACCCCGTAGGGGAATCGAACCCCTGTTTCCAGAGTGAAAATCTGATGTCCTTACCACTGAACGAACGGGGCAGTGGTGGATCCAGCTGGAGTCGAACCAGCGACCACTCGGTTATGAGCCGAGTGCTCTGACCAACTGAGCTATGGATCCAATTTTTAATGGCGTGTCTGAAGAGATTCGAACTCCTGACCCACGCCTTAGAAGGGCGTTGCTCTATCCAGCTGAGCTACAGACACATAAATGGTGCGTCATACAGGATTTGAACCTGTGGCAACACGATTAAAAGTCGTGTGCTCTACCAGCTGAGCTAATGACGCATCTTTAAATTGGAGCGGGAAACGAGGGTCGAACTCGCGACATTCAGCTTGGAAGGCTGACGCTCTACCAACTGAGCTATTCCCGCATATCATTGTATTCTTTTTTGGTGGCGGGGGAAGGATTTGAACCTGCGACCTTCGGGTTATGAGCCCGACGAGCTACCAGACTGCTCTACCCCGCGTTAAGTGGTGCCTAGAGCCGGAATCGAACCGGCACGGTAACTAAATACCACAGGATTTTAAGTCCTGTGCGTCTACCTGTTCCGCCATCCAGGCATTTTTGCTTTAACACTTTCGTGTTTCAGAACATGTATTATATTATCATAAATTTCATTTCCTGTCAACACTTTTTTTATTTTTTATTTTATTTTTATTTCAACACCTATTTTTTCTTTTAATTCAACAGCTAATAACTCTTGATTTATAAGGAAGAACTCCTTTTTTTGTTTAATTAAACTTTTTATATAAATTTCTATTTTACTTGCCTCTCCCCTGCTTTGACATTGAAAATATATCTCTAAATTTTTCACTCCTTTAGCCTTTGTATATTTTGCTCCCCTTCCTACTTCATGCTCCCTATATCTTCTCTCAACATCAGTTGTTATTCCTGTATATAAACTTTCATCCTTACATCTAATCATATATACATAGTAATCTCTCTTATTTTCCATATATCTATATTACTATATTTTTTTATTTTTGAGTACTATTTCTCTAAATCATTGTTTGACTTTTTACATAAAAAATAATAATATTTAATTAAGAATTTTTTATTTGGAGGATTTAATGGACAATTTTAATAATAATCGAATTAAAAAGATTAAGTTTGTCTCTTTCTCTTTGATTACAATTATCATCTTGGGTTTCATTGGATATGTTATCTACGAAAGAGAAAATGTTTTAACTGGTATTTTAAAAATAATAACTTCTCCTGCTGTTTTAATTACAGATTTTCTAGTTATTGGTGGGATTGGAGCTGTATTCTTAAACGCATTTTTAATATTTCTTTTCAACTTTACACTAACTAGATTATTAAAAATAGAGATAACTGGCTTAGTTATAGCTTCATTTTTTACTGTCTTTGGTTTCTCTTTCTTTGGAAAAAATATA
This region of Candidatus Fusobacterium pullicola genomic DNA includes:
- a CDS encoding Crp/Fnr family transcriptional regulator, with the translated sequence MKEKNLIKNTDLFFRLEDSEFENIIEKCRYKILNFQKDEYVAFRGDDIDGVYINLEGILVAEMLKDDGNVKKIEELGKGRIVASAFIFGNVNKFPIDLVAKSKVKVLFIEKNEVVELLKSNSKILKIFLDEISNKAQFLSKNLWESLSNKTINQKLVEYMLKNEKDGIIIFNNSIKELSEYFNVSRPSLSRVIKNIIEEGVIERVEKGKYKILSREKLLKIK
- a CDS encoding DUF2089 domain-containing protein; this translates as MKKFIILCPACKKKMKISDKSAKYKCPHCGEIYKYNFPKRVFYNIKDIFDGIGQTFSDIKFNMKKKYSDAKATYQYMSQMRKHMKNDPNWSQYRKEQQEMKDVSPKKSFKDFFRKKK
- a CDS encoding dCMP deaminase family protein, which translates into the protein MKRENYIEWDEYFMGIALLSGKRSKDPNTQVGACIVNEEKKIVGVGYNGLPIGCSDDEYPWEREGEFLETKYPFVCHAELNAILNSTKTLKNCTIYVALFPCHECSKAIIQSGIKELVYLSDKYDGTESNTASKKMLNSAGVKFRQLKSKINKIELSFDEKDY
- a CDS encoding ROK family protein; this encodes MKFGAIDAGGKKFICGITDEKGNTLEKISILTETPEKTIPLVIEFFKDKDIAALGIGCFGPLDLNPQSETYGYITSSPKTAWKNFDLFGTLRTALNISIFLDTNINAAILGEATWGAGKGLKNSIYMTIGSGIGGGAIVEGKLVHGMLHPEMGHIFVSRHPRDKFAGNCPFHGGNCLEGMASGPAIEKRWNKKLESLGENHPAWDLEAFYIAHALVNYILILSPEKIILGGDVIKHKQLLPKIRKEVAKLLNGYVQSDLIANKIDEYIVTPDLGENSGFFGAVALCIKNFKFTL
- a CDS encoding HutP family protein translates to MQYKSKDIARVSIEMAMSNREEEQELKDKYMKREIKTAAVDIGGNVVDSIPKILERTLVAAKRNGLITESHVYEGALTGATREAIDQILDKSVGFNVGGKIGIARYQEHLSVCIFLTIGMFRLDEVVIGLGHRAVPNE
- a CDS encoding ABC transporter substrate-binding protein → MKKTVVQKSKKIIGMMIFFIFSIISYANEKTFNIGISQFAEHPALDAVRKGFEDELKNLGVDANIDYKNSQGDTGTAGMIAQKFVADKKDLIFAIATPSAQSAKQATDTIPILFSAVTDPVSAQLVDSLEKVGGNISGTSDAAPVEKQLSLFKEINPKVKKIAVIYNTSEANSEIQIAKAKEIGEKLNLEIIPVGVNNINDIPQAVNSVVRKVDGFYTITDNIVASAINLISKASIKNKKLTIGAEEAHVQGGILMTDGLSYYELGRQTGAMAKKILVDKVSVENLPVETSKNTTKVVNRKTLKNLNLSESLPVFSGATFVD
- a CDS encoding ABC transporter permease, which encodes MGALLSISLEQGLIFAVLAIGVFITYKILDFPDLSVEGTFPFGAFIFSKFMLIGLDPITSTILSFVFGSLAGVITYALHIKMRIAPILAGILTMTILYSVNLRVNGKANIPLYNYSSIFDYGNTIVILVIIVLLIKLLMDIFLKTERGYLLIATGDNETLVKSLGVNCNTYKLLGLMLSNGIVAVSGALMGQLQGFADINMGASIIVSALASIIIGDTFLKNSKKINGTSRAILGAIIYKIIGGLALEVGLAPTDLKAISAIIVILFIGYNNMSILGFIKKGGKKDATNKKFIKEF
- a CDS encoding ATP-binding cassette domain-containing protein, which encodes MLQIKNLSKSFNVGTENETTIFNNFNFTVKDSEFVAILGANGCGKSTLFNLISGSLENDGGSILLDGIEIGKLREEKRAFGISKIHQDPSKGVSPSLTILENISLASKKCEKFSLKRLIQKNKIENYINLLKEVELGLENKLDTQVKFLSGGQRQALSLIMATMKKPKLLLLDEHTSALDPKTSKVIMEKTKQLIDKQKITALMISHNLRDAIKYADRIVMLDKGKVILDIPSKNVTEEELHKIYTHKINNSPISIAI
- a CDS encoding Mrp/NBP35 family ATP-binding protein — translated: MSNCSTCPSNGACTKDKESCGIVNNPLNNIKNVIGIMSGKGGVGKSTVTTLLAKDLAKRGYKVGIMDADITGPSIPRLMGVSGQMAIGDGTNIIPVTSKEGIKIISLNLLLQDESQPVVWRGSIISSAVKQFWEEVLWGDLDYLLIDMPPGTGDVALTVMQSTPINGIVMVSVPQDMVSMIVAKAVNMAKKMNVPVIGVVENMSYIVCPGCETKISFHEESGAHDFLKDMGLPLLGELPMTKGFAKMTRGEECVDSSALFTPIADKILEGIKKL
- a CDS encoding YccF domain-containing protein, with product MSTLLNIIWLFFGGLVLALEWVIAGVLCIIFIVTIPFARGCFEMAGSCLTPFGKRVELQSNYGEPARPISAFLWIIFAGIWLALSHLLIGIAQCCTIVGIPFGIQNFKLVQVAFNPYKYTLR
- a CDS encoding GIY-YIG nuclease family protein — translated: MENKRDYYVYMIRCKDESLYTGITTDVERRYREHEVGRGAKYTKAKGVKNLEIYFQCQSRGEASKIEIYIKSLIKQKKEFFLINQELLAVELKEKIGVEIKIK